The following proteins are encoded in a genomic region of Parabacteroides pacaensis:
- the pyk gene encoding pyruvate kinase: MLKHTKIVATVSDQRCDVKFIDALFKAGMNVVRLNSAHMDEEGFNCVVKNVRSVSKRIGILMDTKGPEVRTTKSEEPISFHTGDRVKVKGDAECITTRECICVSYKNFVHDMGVGGMILIDDGEIELKVVEKNDDYLVCEVLNDSVLGSRKSVNVPGVRINLPSLTERDRKNILYCIENNLDFIAHSFVRNRQDVLDIQRILDEHNSPIKIIAKIENQEGVDKIDEILEVAYGIMIARGDLGIEVAQEKIPGIQRTLIRKCVEAKKPVIVATQMLHSMITNPRPTRAEVTDVANAIYYRTDAIMLSGETAYGKYPVEAVSTMTKIAAEAERTKLAANDIRVPIQGDDLDITSFLAKQAVKASSKLHVKAIITDSYSGKTARYLAAFRGTSTVYAICYKERVTRELALSYGVWAVYQEEKKSPREYYMNALHQLLQSGRITRDNMVAYLSGSFGEGGGTTFLEINNVGKVLESGRGYCLPTFND; encoded by the coding sequence ATGTTAAAGCATACAAAGATTGTAGCTACAGTATCAGACCAACGTTGTGATGTAAAATTTATTGACGCATTGTTCAAAGCAGGAATGAATGTAGTTCGTCTGAATTCTGCTCACATGGATGAGGAAGGATTTAACTGTGTAGTAAAAAATGTACGGAGTGTTTCTAAGCGAATCGGGATTTTAATGGATACCAAGGGGCCGGAAGTGCGCACTACCAAATCAGAAGAACCTATTTCTTTCCATACCGGCGATAGAGTAAAGGTGAAAGGGGATGCCGAATGTATCACTACACGAGAATGTATTTGCGTTTCCTATAAAAATTTCGTCCACGATATGGGTGTGGGAGGAATGATCCTGATAGACGATGGAGAAATAGAGTTGAAAGTAGTTGAAAAAAACGACGATTACTTGGTATGTGAAGTTCTGAACGATTCCGTATTAGGGAGCCGTAAGAGCGTAAATGTGCCGGGAGTACGTATCAACTTGCCTTCTCTTACGGAACGTGACCGGAAAAACATTCTTTATTGCATCGAGAATAATCTGGATTTCATTGCCCATTCTTTTGTCCGTAACAGACAAGATGTGTTGGATATTCAACGGATTCTTGACGAACATAATAGCCCGATAAAAATTATTGCTAAGATAGAAAACCAGGAAGGTGTAGACAAGATAGATGAAATTTTAGAAGTGGCTTATGGGATAATGATCGCTCGTGGAGATTTAGGTATCGAGGTTGCTCAAGAAAAAATTCCGGGGATTCAACGTACATTAATCCGTAAATGTGTAGAGGCAAAGAAACCGGTTATCGTAGCCACCCAGATGCTTCATTCAATGATTACCAATCCGCGTCCGACCCGTGCAGAAGTGACGGATGTGGCAAATGCTATTTATTATCGGACCGACGCGATCATGTTGAGCGGTGAAACAGCCTACGGGAAATATCCGGTAGAAGCGGTAAGTACCATGACAAAAATTGCTGCCGAAGCGGAAAGAACTAAACTTGCCGCCAACGACATCCGGGTTCCTATTCAAGGAGACGATTTGGATATTACCTCTTTTCTGGCAAAACAAGCGGTAAAGGCTTCTTCCAAATTACATGTAAAAGCGATTATCACGGACAGTTATTCCGGTAAGACAGCCCGTTACCTGGCTGCTTTCCGCGGAACGTCCACAGTATATGCTATTTGTTATAAAGAGAGAGTAACCCGTGAGTTGGCTCTTTCCTATGGCGTTTGGGCTGTTTACCAGGAAGAAAAAAAATCACCCCGCGAATACTACATGAATGCGTTGCATCAACTTCTCCAAAGCGGACGGATTACGCGAGATAATATGGTAGCTTATTTAAGTGGTAGTTTCGGTGAAGGGGGGGGAACTACGTTTCTTGAAATCAATAATGTCGGAAAAGTATTAGAATCCGGCCGAGGCTACTGTCTTCCTACTTTTAATGATTAG
- the aroQ gene encoding type II 3-dehydroquinate dehydratase translates to MKKIQIINGPNLNLLGKREPTVYGNTSFEGYLNELRAAYPTCEIAYYQSNIEGEMINKIHETGFSFDGIILNAGAYTHTSIALRDAIKAIDTPVVEVHISNVHAREPFRHVSMLSAVCKGVILGFGLDSYRLAVEAFVKE, encoded by the coding sequence ATGAAGAAGATTCAGATTATTAACGGGCCAAATCTTAATCTGTTGGGAAAACGGGAACCCACAGTATATGGAAATACTTCATTTGAAGGTTACCTGAACGAATTACGTGCGGCATATCCTACTTGTGAAATAGCATATTATCAATCTAATATCGAAGGAGAAATGATTAATAAAATCCATGAAACGGGATTTTCATTCGACGGTATTATATTGAATGCAGGGGCTTATACGCATACTTCTATTGCTTTGCGCGATGCTATAAAAGCAATCGATACACCGGTGGTGGAAGTACATATTTCCAATGTGCATGCCCGGGAGCCTTTTCGCCATGTATCCATGTTATCTGCGGTTTGTAAAGGAGTTATCTTAGGTTTTGGACTTGATTCTTACCGTTTGGCAGTAGAGGCATTTGTAAAAGAATAA
- the xerD gene encoding site-specific tyrosine recombinase XerD yields MTKQQGKDIVSKYHTYLRLEKSLSANSIQAYMTDLDKLLRFIQSENIKVTEVTYHDLQQFVAQLRDVGIHPRSQARIISGIKSFYRFLLLDDYITTDPTELLESPKIGLKLPEILTVNEIDNIMSTIDLSLPEGQRNRAMLEVLYSCGLRVSELITLRYSDVYFQEEFIRVEGKGSKQRLVPISETALQEIRNYLYDRNTMQVKKGFEDTLFLSRRGTGLSRIMVFHIIKQQVEMAGIHKNVSPHTFRHSFATHLLEGGANLRAIQMMLGHEKITTTEIYTHIDREFLREEILAHHPRSRSRE; encoded by the coding sequence ATGACAAAGCAACAAGGAAAAGATATAGTCAGTAAGTATCATACCTACCTGCGGTTAGAAAAATCGCTTTCTGCAAATTCTATCCAGGCTTATATGACAGACCTTGATAAATTACTTCGCTTTATACAATCGGAAAACATCAAAGTAACGGAAGTAACTTATCATGATCTTCAACAATTTGTTGCCCAGCTACGGGACGTAGGCATCCATCCCCGTTCGCAAGCCCGGATTATTTCCGGTATCAAATCATTCTACCGTTTCCTTCTCCTCGACGATTATATAACAACAGACCCGACGGAATTGTTGGAATCGCCGAAGATAGGTCTTAAGCTCCCGGAAATACTCACAGTCAACGAAATAGACAACATCATGAGTACTATCGACCTTTCTTTGCCGGAAGGGCAACGCAACCGGGCGATGCTGGAAGTTTTATACAGTTGCGGTCTCCGGGTGTCCGAACTTATTACCCTCCGTTATTCGGATGTTTATTTCCAGGAAGAATTTATTAGAGTAGAGGGGAAAGGCAGTAAACAACGTTTGGTTCCTATCTCGGAAACCGCCTTGCAGGAAATCCGTAATTATCTGTATGATAGAAATACCATGCAAGTGAAAAAAGGATTTGAAGACACTCTTTTTCTAAGTCGCCGGGGAACAGGGCTTTCCCGTATCATGGTGTTTCATATTATCAAGCAACAAGTGGAAATGGCCGGAATACATAAAAATGTGAGCCCTCATACCTTCCGGCATTCTTTTGCAACTCATCTATTAGAAGGAGGAGCCAATTTACGGGCTATCCAAATGATGTTAGGCCATGAAAAAATTACTACTACAGAGATTTATACCCATATAGATCGTGAATTCTTACGGGAAGAGATTTTGGCGCACCACCCTCGTAGCAGATCCAGAGAATGA
- a CDS encoding helix-turn-helix domain-containing protein: protein MGSNKIIGAKIKGIRESKNLSIEEVSERSGLSTEQITRIEDNIDFPSLAPLIKIARVLGVRLGTFLDDQSELGPVVCRKTEHDEASISFSNNATKARKHMEYHSLSKEKSGRHMEPFIIDISSSEGVDFVLSTHEGEEFIYVLAGAVEINYGKDTYMLEEGDSIYYDSIVAHHVHAGNGGTARILGIVYIPY, encoded by the coding sequence ATGGGAAGTAATAAAATTATCGGAGCCAAGATTAAAGGGATCCGGGAATCAAAAAATCTTTCAATCGAAGAAGTTTCAGAACGTTCAGGCCTTTCAACAGAGCAAATCACACGTATCGAAGATAATATCGATTTTCCATCGCTTGCTCCCCTTATTAAAATAGCGCGTGTACTGGGGGTTCGCCTGGGGACTTTTTTAGACGACCAATCGGAGTTGGGTCCGGTTGTATGCCGGAAAACCGAGCACGACGAAGCCAGCATCAGTTTTTCCAATAATGCGACCAAAGCTCGAAAACATATGGAATATCATTCTCTTTCCAAAGAAAAATCGGGACGTCATATGGAACCGTTCATTATTGACATTTCCTCTTCCGAGGGAGTAGACTTTGTGCTTTCCACTCATGAAGGAGAAGAATTTATTTATGTTTTGGCGGGTGCGGTAGAAATTAATTACGGAAAAGATACCTATATGTTGGAAGAGGGAGATAGTATTTATTACGATTCCATCGTGGCTCATCACGTCCATGCCGGAAATGGCGGAACAGCCCGTATTTTGGGTATTGTCTATATTCCTTATTAA
- a CDS encoding AMP-binding protein: MELTNKTLGQWLEQWATLTPDKEYLVYSDRDLRFTWKQFNERVDNMAKGLMAIGVKRGTHVGIWATNVPDWLTFLYAGAKIGAVLVTVNTNYKQSELEFLVKDADIHTLCITEGVFDGSYIDMVYTMAPELKTSQRGYFKSERFPRLKNLVFIGQEKYRGMYNTAEILLLGQNISDDTLIEAKAQVDCHDVVNMQYTSGTTGFPKGVMLTHHNISNNGFFTGEGMGFTAEDKLCCCVPLFHCFGVVLATMNCLTHGCTQVMVERFDPLVVLASVHKERCTALYGVPTMFIAEMNHPMFEMFDLTSLRTGIMAGSLCPVELMRAVTDKMHITHITSVYGLTESSPGMTHSVLDDPFEARCLTVGKEYPFTEVAVLDPDTGEECPVGVQGEMCCRGYLVMKGYYNNPQATAEVIDKSGWLHSGDLGIKDENGYYRITGRIKDMIIRGGENIYPREIEEFLYHLPGLKDVQVAAVPSKKYGEEVGAFIILHEGVQVTEEEVKDFCRGKIARHKIPKYIFFVPTFPMTGSGKIQKFKLKDLGLQLLQEKGLEPV; this comes from the coding sequence ATGGAATTGACAAACAAAACACTCGGACAATGGCTCGAACAATGGGCTACTTTAACCCCGGATAAAGAATACCTGGTTTATTCCGACCGGGATCTTCGTTTTACTTGGAAACAGTTTAACGAGCGGGTCGACAATATGGCAAAAGGATTAATGGCTATTGGCGTAAAAAGAGGAACCCATGTAGGTATTTGGGCTACGAACGTACCCGATTGGCTTACCTTCCTGTATGCCGGAGCGAAAATCGGTGCGGTACTGGTGACTGTAAATACGAACTATAAACAGAGCGAGCTGGAATTTTTGGTAAAAGATGCGGATATCCATACGCTTTGTATTACCGAAGGAGTATTCGACGGAAGTTATATCGACATGGTATATACAATGGCTCCGGAATTGAAGACATCCCAAAGAGGTTACTTTAAAAGCGAACGTTTTCCCCGTCTTAAAAACTTAGTATTCATCGGGCAAGAAAAATACCGCGGTATGTATAATACCGCTGAAATTTTACTATTAGGACAAAATATCAGTGATGATACGTTGATTGAAGCAAAAGCCCAGGTAGATTGCCATGATGTGGTAAACATGCAATATACTTCCGGAACTACCGGTTTTCCTAAGGGTGTTATGCTTACCCATCACAATATCAGCAACAACGGTTTTTTTACCGGCGAAGGAATGGGTTTCACTGCAGAAGATAAATTATGTTGTTGTGTTCCCCTGTTCCATTGTTTCGGTGTAGTACTGGCTACGATGAATTGTCTTACCCACGGATGTACCCAGGTAATGGTAGAGCGGTTCGATCCGTTAGTGGTATTGGCATCCGTCCATAAAGAAAGATGCACAGCCTTGTATGGAGTTCCTACTATGTTCATCGCCGAAATGAATCATCCTATGTTTGAAATGTTCGACTTGACTTCCCTTCGTACAGGTATTATGGCAGGTTCTCTTTGTCCTGTGGAACTGATGCGTGCTGTCACGGATAAAATGCATATCACCCATATTACGAGTGTATACGGTTTGACGGAAAGTTCTCCGGGGATGACGCATTCGGTGTTGGACGATCCGTTCGAAGCGCGTTGTCTTACGGTGGGAAAAGAGTATCCCTTTACCGAAGTGGCTGTACTTGACCCGGACACAGGAGAAGAATGTCCTGTGGGAGTGCAAGGAGAAATGTGTTGCCGGGGTTATCTGGTAATGAAAGGATATTATAATAACCCGCAAGCTACCGCGGAGGTAATTGATAAAAGCGGATGGCTACATAGTGGTGATTTAGGTATCAAAGATGAAAACGGGTATTACCGTATTACAGGTCGGATAAAAGATATGATTATTCGGGGAGGAGAAAATATTTATCCCCGCGAGATAGAAGAATTCCTTTATCATTTGCCGGGACTGAAAGATGTGCAAGTGGCTGCTGTTCCTTCAAAGAAGTATGGAGAAGAAGTAGGTGCTTTTATTATTTTGCATGAAGGAGTTCAAGTAACGGAGGAAGAAGTAAAAGACTTTTGCCGTGGTAAAATTGCCCGTCATAAGATTCCTAAATATATTTTCTTTGTTCCTACTTTCCCTATGACTGGAAGTGGTAAGATTCAGAAATTCAAGCTAAAGGATTTAGGTTTACAACTTTTGCAAGAAAAAGGATTGGAGCCGGTATAA
- a CDS encoding TlpA family protein disulfide reductase: MKRKYGFLLCIWAICLCIKAQNKIPDEFCGHWQNHDVSSGNWNGPVIYPEMVNFFYQLYYVDEVNVPEKGKITISLHNNKREIKQLEIKQLATDTISYTFTGWDPVEQSVRKTNQNNMEKAECRDLPPLLFNKWVSDDKGTIGCVFTSPDKLHYEQRDWQIKEIRRDIKKNEFELLLKSDSLCKLVYIRKVTPGFLDLASELTNHPMLPCAKDPAIYRILGSWTDPETNEWKYGFFEDFAIYKNDFWEYEFIRSKKNKMEVALKKGDERLNLKVFLNAKTDTLCSIVEDKGKKHPYVKYSVLPDYKYADHSKFKDTGYQTDSVTIIGYFRALTDYSPFQISIPNMLTDNDESFYADIDSLGRFRITFPILNATEAYVDWDRATIHTILEGGETFVLYNDFRKDKVLFMGENARVKQELSNFRDSPESKSLWNLYLPYDAEMAHDEYFRKRNDIFNQQMDIFTKYIEKHPILSDKFLFFKKMDFTYSQGRDMLQRRFSLKRDEKEQFSTAYMGHVAKIFSQLSQPYTLWRDVSTFCRDYAGYLKDLKEGRVSMLLPEVEGIKELERMGRLSLTSQQKAGLKALDESSTLSLQLQFQRKDSATIAQRLEPYKALIEQIQPVLKDSLVVKYLRDEWPAVSEEVMEINNINREVAYLDAVPMKGVLKDLELGRIYFEIMYYMKKPLHARSIQLLDELVESPSIKNIIIERQKYYERLDKENIDYVESLKKTDHLTESKDADALLVKLIEPYQGKVIYLDVWGTWCGPCKEELLFVGPVKESMKDKDVVFMYLANNSPEKTWKNVIKENHLTGPNVVHYNLPDQQQALLERRLSISSFPTFILIDKSGKIVDMHAPRPRQKERLIKVLNQLLNEK; this comes from the coding sequence ATGAAAAGAAAATATGGGTTTTTACTATGCATCTGGGCTATTTGCCTGTGTATAAAAGCACAAAATAAAATACCCGATGAATTTTGCGGACATTGGCAAAACCATGATGTCTCTTCTGGAAATTGGAATGGACCGGTGATTTATCCTGAGATGGTCAATTTTTTTTACCAGCTCTATTATGTGGATGAGGTAAACGTTCCGGAAAAAGGAAAGATTACTATTTCCTTGCATAATAATAAGAGAGAAATCAAACAATTGGAAATTAAGCAGTTGGCGACCGATACTATTTCTTATACATTTACAGGATGGGATCCCGTAGAACAATCGGTAAGAAAGACTAACCAGAATAATATGGAAAAAGCGGAATGCCGGGATTTACCTCCTTTGCTTTTTAATAAGTGGGTATCGGACGACAAAGGAACCATAGGGTGTGTATTTACATCTCCCGACAAATTGCATTACGAACAGAGAGATTGGCAAATCAAAGAAATTAGGCGGGATATAAAGAAAAATGAATTTGAGTTGTTGCTTAAAAGCGACAGTCTCTGCAAATTAGTCTATATACGCAAGGTAACACCAGGTTTCTTGGATTTGGCATCGGAACTTACTAATCATCCTATGTTGCCTTGTGCAAAAGATCCGGCTATTTACCGGATATTAGGAAGCTGGACGGATCCGGAAACAAATGAATGGAAATACGGATTCTTTGAAGATTTTGCCATTTATAAGAATGATTTCTGGGAATATGAGTTTATCCGTTCGAAAAAGAATAAAATGGAAGTTGCCCTTAAAAAGGGGGATGAACGGCTGAACTTAAAAGTATTTTTAAATGCCAAAACGGATACACTTTGTTCTATCGTGGAAGACAAAGGCAAAAAGCATCCTTACGTTAAATATAGTGTATTACCGGATTATAAGTATGCCGATCATTCGAAGTTTAAAGATACCGGCTATCAAACCGATTCAGTTACTATTATAGGTTATTTCAGAGCATTAACGGATTATTCTCCTTTTCAGATTTCAATACCGAATATGCTTACTGACAATGATGAAAGCTTTTATGCAGATATCGATTCTTTAGGGCGGTTTCGTATAACATTCCCTATACTTAATGCAACAGAGGCTTATGTTGACTGGGACAGAGCTACTATTCATACAATTTTGGAAGGCGGAGAAACTTTTGTCCTTTATAATGATTTCAGAAAAGATAAGGTTTTATTTATGGGAGAGAATGCCCGGGTTAAACAAGAATTAAGTAATTTCCGGGATTCTCCCGAAAGCAAATCGCTTTGGAATTTATATTTACCCTATGATGCGGAAATGGCACATGATGAATATTTCCGTAAAAGGAATGATATATTTAACCAGCAAATGGATATCTTTACCAAATATATAGAGAAACATCCCATACTTTCGGATAAGTTCTTGTTTTTCAAAAAGATGGATTTTACATATAGCCAAGGAAGGGATATGTTGCAACGCCGTTTCAGTTTAAAGAGAGATGAAAAAGAACAATTTAGTACGGCTTATATGGGACATGTGGCAAAAATATTCTCCCAACTGTCCCAACCTTATACCTTATGGAGGGATGTCAGCACATTTTGCCGGGATTATGCAGGGTATCTTAAAGATTTGAAAGAAGGAAGAGTTTCTATGCTTTTACCGGAAGTAGAGGGAATAAAAGAGTTGGAAAGGATGGGACGGCTATCTCTTACCTCCCAGCAAAAAGCCGGTTTAAAAGCACTCGACGAGTCTTCTACCCTTTCTTTACAGCTTCAATTCCAACGGAAAGATTCAGCTACGATCGCCCAACGGCTGGAACCTTATAAAGCGTTAATAGAACAAATTCAGCCTGTACTGAAAGACAGCTTGGTAGTGAAATACTTGCGGGATGAATGGCCCGCCGTATCTGAAGAAGTAATGGAAATAAATAATATAAATAGAGAAGTGGCCTACTTGGATGCTGTTCCTATGAAAGGAGTACTAAAAGACTTGGAATTAGGCAGGATATATTTTGAGATTATGTATTATATGAAAAAGCCTTTGCATGCTAGAAGTATCCAATTGCTAGACGAGCTAGTAGAAAGCCCGTCTATTAAAAATATTATTATAGAAAGGCAGAAATATTACGAAAGACTGGACAAGGAAAACATAGATTATGTGGAAAGTTTGAAGAAAACGGATCATTTAACAGAAAGTAAAGATGCGGATGCTCTTCTTGTCAAGCTCATAGAACCTTATCAGGGCAAAGTAATTTATTTGGATGTATGGGGAACTTGGTGTGGTCCCTGCAAAGAAGAACTGCTTTTTGTAGGACCTGTTAAAGAAAGCATGAAAGATAAAGATGTAGTCTTTATGTATTTGGCTAATAACTCGCCGGAAAAAACTTGGAAAAATGTAATTAAAGAAAACCATCTGACAGGTCCCAACGTAGTGCATTACAATTTGCCGGATCAGCAGCAAGCCTTGTTGGAGCGGCGGTTGTCTATCAGTAGTTTTCCTACGTTTATTCTGATAGATAAATCGGGCAAAATTGTAGATATGCACGCTCCTAGACCGCGACAAAAAGAAAGGTTGATAAAAGTGCTAAATCAGTTGCTGAATGAAAAATGA